Genomic segment of Engystomops pustulosus chromosome 8, aEngPut4.maternal, whole genome shotgun sequence:
gcagcaggacctgctccatcaccaccagcagcaggacctgctccatcaccaccagcagcaggacctgctccatcaccaccagcagcacctGGTCCATCACCCCAGGAGCAGCACCTGCTCTTCACTACCCCCAGCAGCAGCACCTGCTCCATCACCGCCAGCAGCAGCACCTGCTCCataaccaccagcagcagcacctgctccatcaccaccagcagcagcacctgCTCCataaccaccagcagcagcacctgctccatcaccaccagcagcagcacctgctccatcaccaccagcagcagcacctgctccatcaccaccagcagcagcacctgctccatcaccaccagcagcagcacctgctccatcaccaccagcagcagcacctgctccatcaccaccagcagcagcacctgctccatcaccaccagcagcagcacctgctccatcaccaccagcagcagcacctgctccatcaccaccagcagcagcacctgctccatcaccaccagcagcagcacctgctccatcaccaccagcagcagcacctgctccatcaccaccagcagcagcacctgCTCCTTTACCACCAGGAGCAGCACCTGCGCCTTCaacaccaccagcagcaggacctgctccatcaccaccagcagcacctGGTCCATCACCCCAGGAGCAGCACCTGCTCTTCACTACCCCCAGCAGCAGCACCTGCTCCATCACCGCCAGCAGCAGCACCTGCTCCataaccaccagcagcagcacctgttccatcaccaccagcagcacctgttccatcaccaccagcagcacctgttccatcaccaccagcagccCCTGttccatcaccaccagcagccCCTGCTCCATCACCACCAGGAGCAGCACCTGTTCCATCACCACCAGGAGCACATGTTCCATCACCACCAGTAGCACATGTTCCATCACCACCAGGAGCAGCACCTGCTCTATCACCAGCACCTGCTCCAGTACCACCACCAGCACCTgctccatcaccaccagcagcaccatGGCCACAATCCTGTCCCTTAATTCCTGCTTTTCCCAATTTAAAACACCTGCAGTTCATTGCTTCACACTGCAACTGATGGGTGAGAGATATAAGGTGCAGTTATTGTCACTGCAACATAGGACTGTATGAGGATATAGATGAAATTAGTACTATGACTGCTACTGTATAAGGTCACATATCCTGTTTAGATTGTCTGTGGGCATGGCTGTGCTTGTTAGGGGGCTAAACATTGGTTAATTGGCTGCTCAGCTGCCCATCAACCAGTGTTTTCCACCGTGGCTGAACACCAAAAGGTGAACCCCAATAGCTGGCTGATATCCAGGTCCAGGGACCCCTATTCCATGATGTTCTACATAGACTCTGATAGTGGGTTTTgggttcgctcatcactaattatcAATTATTTTATCAGTGACCCCTTTTTCCCTGCAGATGGCGTTATCCGGAGCTCAGAAGAAGATCTAATATCAGATATTAAAGACGATGATGAAGATTCATATAAAGTGCGCATCATAAGAATGGATTCACCCTCAGCCCTACCGAGCAATGATCTATCGTCTGATCCGATTACATTGGGAACTTCATCAAAGACATCCGAGACTAAAAGTCCATCAGAAAGAGGTCAAATAGAAGCTGAAGATCCAAGAGCTCCCACcaaggagaagccattttcatgttcggattgtggcaaatgttttacaaGCAGATCAAATCTTCTTATACATtgtagaagtcacacaggggagaagccattttcatgttcagcatgtggcaaatgttttactcagaaagTAGGTCTTGTAAACCATGAGAGGTTTCACACTGGGGagaggccattttcatgttcagaatgtggtaaaAGTTTCATAAGAAAAGCCCACTTTGTCATGCACTGGAGAACTCACACAGGTGAAAAACCATattcgtgttcagaatgtggcaaaggtTTTACCACGAAAGCAGCTCTGGTAACTCATCAgggaactcacacgggggagaatccattttcatgttcagaatgtggcaaatgcttttctaaaaaaataaatcttcaaagccatcagagaattcacacaggggagaagccatttttgtgTTTAGAATGTGGACAATGCTTCAGTGTGAAAGCAAATCTTATTAGACATCAGAaaatccacacaggggagaagccattttcatgttcagaatgtggcaaaggtTTCATTCAGAAATCTgtacttgttaaacatgagaggattcacacgggggagaagccgtttccatgttcagaatgtggcaaattttTTACAAGGAAAGTAAATCTTGATTACCACAAAAAAATTCATACAGGAGAGAAACGATTTtagtgttcagaatgtgggaaaagcttTACCTTGACTTGGAGCTTATTATACAGGAGAGAAGCTGCAGGTTTAATTTTTTCAGTTGTTATTAAGATTTATCAGGAATATAATAAAGGTAATAACCAATGAACTGTGCATTGAACCTGGACTTGTACATTCTTACAACAAAATCAGAAAAGATTCTATCTCTCAGTTTCTACACCTAGGTCCATACTGTCCACTGGATTTGTGTAATTGGACAAGGCCAGGAGTCTCTTCCTGTGCTCCCTGCCGAGGCGGCGCTCCCTGTGCACCCTGCGGAGGAGGTTCTCTCTGTGCACCCTGCGGAGGAGGTTCTCTCTGTGCACCCTGCGGAGGAGGTTCTCTCTGTGCACCCTGCGGAGGAGGTTCTCTATGTGCACCCTGCGGAGGAGGTTCTCTCTGTGCACCCTGCGGAGGAGGTTCTCTCTGTGCACCCTGCGGAGGAGGTTCTCTCTGTGCACCCTGCGGAGGAGGTTCTCTCTGTGCACCCTGCGGAGGAGGTTCTCTCTGTGCACCCTGCGGAGGAGGTTCTCTCTGTGCAGCCTGCGGAGGCGGTTCTCTCTGTGCAACCTGCGGAGGCGGCTCTCCCTGTGCACTCTGCGGAGGCGGATCTCCCTGTGCACCTTGCGGAGGCGGATCTCCCTGTGCACCTTGCGGAGGCAGCGCTCCGTGTGCCCTCTACGGAGGCGGCTCTTCCTGTGCACCCTGCAGAGGCGGCTCTTCCTGTGCACCCTGCAGAGGCGGCTCTTCCTGTGCACCCTGCAGAGGCGGCTCTTCCTGTTCACCCTGCAGAGGCGGCTCTTCCTGTTCACCCTGCAGAGGCGGCTCTTCCTGTTCACCCTGCAGAGGCGGCTCTTCCTGTTCACCCTGCAGAGGCGGCTCTTCCTGTTCACCCTGCAGAGGCGGCTCTTCCTGTGCACCCTGCAGAGGCGGCTCTTCCTGTGCACCCTGCAGAGGCGGCTCTTCCTGTGCACCCTGCAGAGGCGGCTCTTCCTGTTCACCCTGCAGAGGCGGCTCTTCCTGTGCACCCTGCAGAGGCGGCTCTTCCTGTGCACCCTACAGAGGCGGCTCTTCCTGTGCACCCTGCAGAGGCGGCTCTTCCTGTGCACCCTGCAGAGGCGGCTCTTCCTGTGCACCCTGCAGAGGCGGCTCTTCCTGTGCACCCTGCAGAGGCGGCTCTCCAGCTGTAGATGGCGATGCATGATGTTTCCACCTGGTTGTGTCTCCACAGTACAgagcagggaactggtttggctgagtgagaggcttgtgactagggtcgggaagtaagagttctccttacagagactgccaattaagaccaccatgtagtggcgtggttttccttatgccatcctgaaaaactgaatattttcccagaattcccctagtggagcatccatggctataagactccaccaCATGCCTACATGTTGTACTTAccttgtttccccgaaaataagacagtgtcttatattaaattttgctcctacagaggcactaggtcttattttcaggggatatcttatttttccatgaacaagaatctatttctcttatgactctccaaactgtGAATTtcgtgctgtatttcttgtgactcctttTCTAATAGAATCCTTGGCCccgatctctcatgtttagtagaagcactttccataaatgacccttcttatcctggtagctgctggtatcacatggGCAGCACATcagtcagtgatttacttccatgatttctttcccatgtcacaaccttcttcaGCATATAAAATATTTCCTAATACTATGGcgcagggggagctgctgcaatggcggctgctaggtcttattttcaggggaggccttaaatTTCTAAGCCggagcaaaattgtactaggtcttacttttgggggatgtcttattttaggggaaacagggtacttaGAAGTCAGCACTGAAcagtcttcaggtcagagtttatcaagtTGTAAAGACCTCGAGGATGTTGTAAAAGTTACCTGGACGCTtcaagatataccgtatataccgtatatactcgtgtataaatgTGCAGAAAAACTTCACCTAGGCTTAtaaacgagtcaataaaaaaagaacttaatactcaccctccgacgccacagatccttggcgcggctcccgatccttgGCGCGGTTCCAGGCACGCTACATCATAGTGTGGGCGAgctgggagatcgcatggacgtgactctgttggctagagaagagagaagccgGGGAGTGAGGGATCCGTGCCGTTGTGAGAGTATCAAAAAGACAAGACACATGTGGATGAGTTGTTGTGTCTTGGTTGTGAGGCAGGATCTCTGCCACCCAGTTGTGGTAAAGTCACCTGGAATAGATGTTCTTCTACTGAGGAACGTGGAGAGATTGTGCTCCATGTATGAGTGTTATTTTGATACCACACAAGGAAACATAATGAAGAATAAGTCCTGGGACCAGGCCGAgtgactgtacatatcactgatatatatgaggatgtagttacctcacacactgtacatatcactgatatatatgaggatgtagttacctcacacactgtacacatcactgatatatatggggatgtagttaccccatacactgtacatatcactgatgtatatgaggatgtagttacctcatacactgtacatatcactgatatatatgaggatgtagttacctcatacactgtacatatcactgatatatatgagggtgtagttacctcatacactgtacatatcactgatatatatgagggtgtagttacctcatacactgtacatatcactgatatatatgagggtgtagttacctcacacactgtacatatcactgatatatatgagggtgtagttacctcatacactgtacatatcactgatatatatgagggtgtagttacctcacacactgtacatatcactgatatatatgaggatgtagttacctcatacactgtacatatcactgatatatatgaggatgtagttaccccatacactgtacatatcactgatatatatgaggatgtagttacctcatacactgtacatatcactgatatatatgaggatgtagttacctcatacactgtacatatcactgatatatatgaggatgtagttacctcacacactgtacacatcactgatatatatatgagggtgtagttacctcacacactgtacatatcactgatatatatgaggatgtagttacctcatacactgtacatatcactgatatatatatgagggtgtagttacctcatacactgtacatatcactgatatatatgagggtgtagttacctcacacactgtacatatcactgatctatatgagggtgtagttacctcatacactgtacatatcactgatatatatgagggtgtagttacctcatacactgtacatatcactgatatatatgagggtgtagttacctcacacactgtacatatcactgatatatatgagggtgtagttacctcatacactgtacatatcactgatatatatgagggtgtagttacctcatacactgtacatatcactgatatatatgagggtgtagttacctcacacactgtacatatcactgatatatatgagggtgtagttacctcatacactgtacatatcactgatatatatgagggtgtagttacctcatacactgtacatatcactgatatatatgagggtgtagttacctcatacactgtacatatcactatatatgagggtgtagttacctcatacactgtacatatcactgatatatatgagggtgtagttacctcatacactgtacatatcactgatatatatgagggtgtagttacctcacacactgtacatatcactgatatatatgaggatgtagttacctcatacactgtacatatcactgatacatatgagggtgtagttacctcacacactgtacatatcactgatatatatgaggatgtagttacctcatacaatgtacatatcactgatatatatgagggtgtagttacctcatacactgtacatatcactgatatatatgagggtgtagttacctcatacactgtacatatcactgatatatatgaggatgtagttacctcatacactgtacatatcactgatatatatgagggtgtagttacctcatacactgtacatatcactgatatatatgaggatgtagttacctcatacactgtacatatcactgatatatatgaggatgtagttacctcatacactgtacatatcactgatatatatgaggatgtagttacctcatacactgtacatatcactgatatatatgaggatgtagttacctcatacactgtacctatcactgatatatatgaggatgtagttacctcatacgctgtacatatcactgatatatatgaggatgtagttacctcatacactgtgcatatcactgatatatagaaggatgtagttaccccatacgctgtacatatcactgatatatatgagggtgtagttacctcatacactgtacatatcactgatatatatgagggtgtagttacctcatacgctgtacatatcactgatatatatgaggatgtagttacctcatacgctgtacatatcactgatatatatgaggatgtagttacctcatacactgtacatactacTGGTATATagaaggatgtagttaccccatacactgtacatatcactgatatatatgattgtttagttacctcatacactgtacatatcactaattatatatgagggtgtagttacctcatacactgtacatatcactgatatatatgagggtgtagttaccccatacactgtacatatcactgatatatatgaggatttagttacctcatacactgtacatatcactgatatatatggagatgtagttacctcatacactgtacatatcactgatatatatgaggatgtagttacctcatacactgtacatgtcactgatatatatgagggtgtagttacctcatacactgtacatatcactgatatatatgaggatgtagttacctcatacactgtacatatcactgatatatatgaggatgtagttacctcatacactgtacatatcactgatatatatgaggatgtagttacctcatacactgtacatatcactgatatagatgagggtgtagttacctcatacactgtacatatcactggtatatatgaggatgtagttaccccatacactgtacatatcactgatatttatgaggatgtagttacctcatacactgtacatatcactgatatatatgaggatgtagttacctcatacactgtacatatcactgatatatatgagggtgtagttacctcatacactgtacatatcactaattatatataagggtgtagttacctcatacactgtacatatcactgatatatatgagggtgtagttaccccatacactgtacatatcactgatatatatgaggatttagttacctcatacactgtgcatatcactgatatatatgaggatgtagttacctcatacactgtacatatcactgatatatatgagggtgtagttacctcatacactgtacatatcactgatatatatgagggtgtagttacctcatacactgttcatatcactgatatatatgaggatgtagttacctcatactctgtacatatcactgatatatatgagggtgtacttacctcatacattgtacatatcactgatatatatgagggtgtagttacctcatacactgtacatatcactgatatatatgagggtgtagttacctcatacactgttcatatcactgatatatatgaggatgtagttacctcatactctgtacatatcactgatatatatgagggtgtacttacctcatacattgtacatatcactgatatatatgagggtgtagttacctcatacattgtacatatcactgatatatatgagggtgtagttacctcatacattgtacatatcactgatatatatgagggtgtacttacctcatacattgtacatatcactgatatatatgagggtgtacttacctcatacactgtacacatcactggtatatatgaagatgtagttacctcataaactgtatatatcactgatatacatgagggtgtagttacctcatacactgtacatatcactggtatatatgaggatgtagttacctcatacactgtacatatcactgatatatatgagggtgtagttacctcatacactgtacatatcactggtatatatgaggatgtagttacctcatacactgtacagatcactgatatatatgagggtgtagtta
This window contains:
- the LOC140075557 gene encoding uncharacterized protein, with the translated sequence MLRLNMNILQQQFRRRQIHEDSAAPAPSPPAAAPAPSPPAAAPAPSPPAAAPAPSPPAAAPAPSPPAAAPAPSPPAAAPAPSPPAAAPAPSPPAAAPAPSPPAAAPAPSPPAAAPAPSPPAAAPAPSPPAAAPAPLPPGAAPAPSTPPAAGPAPSPPAAPGPSPQEQHLLFTTPSSSTCSITASSSTCSITTSSSTCSITTSSTCSITTSSTCSITTSSPCSITTSSPCSITTRSSTCSITTRSTCSITTSSTCSITTRSSTCSITSTCSSTTTSTCSITTSSTMATILSLNSCFSQFKTPAVHCFTLQLMGERYKVQLLSLQHRTV